A genomic window from Acinetobacter chinensis includes:
- a CDS encoding GGDEF domain-containing protein — translation MDIEQQVTELQRDKQKIEAVLQQQHNRMQSIFSVELEQKFWKDREDRLTRLIVRAFFPATVFYLIFELISLPLNYFSMAVEFRRHDISLIMTSYTTGWLALFSIFIMSRNDQWKKYYSVVVTTVICISLTVVQSVLLSVQSVEMSWRGTLIIIIALMFAYLCSGLRPRNMLFAGLLSAVLTLIYLKTVSTHVSSLVLSNVFLLGNLVGLGLSVLTISTERIRFLQSIIIKLDSQIYELLGQHLYTLSHQDTLTALMNRRGFEDRFSLLFREAQEQQTPLALLFIDVDFFKLYNDFYGHQNGDIALIRVAQTLKRFSGEQGVAVRFGGEEFLLVLKNTDMQNAVLMAEGILTDIREQCIPHADSSVSEYLTLSIGVAVYTGAENISEYDLLNQADNALYQAKRQGRDRVMAAHY, via the coding sequence ATGGATATTGAACAGCAAGTCACAGAGCTTCAGCGGGATAAGCAGAAAATAGAAGCCGTGTTGCAGCAACAGCACAATCGTATGCAGTCCATCTTTTCCGTGGAGCTTGAGCAGAAGTTCTGGAAAGACAGGGAAGACAGACTTACACGCCTGATCGTCAGGGCGTTTTTTCCTGCGACTGTATTTTATCTGATTTTTGAATTGATCAGCTTGCCATTGAATTATTTCAGTATGGCTGTTGAGTTTCGTCGACATGATATTTCATTGATTATGACCTCATATACAACAGGGTGGCTGGCGTTATTTTCCATTTTTATCATGTCCAGAAATGATCAATGGAAGAAATATTATTCTGTCGTTGTAACGACCGTGATCTGTATCAGCCTGACCGTTGTTCAGAGTGTACTGTTGTCAGTACAGTCGGTTGAGATGAGCTGGCGTGGTACGCTGATTATTATCATTGCACTGATGTTTGCTTATCTCTGTTCTGGTCTGCGCCCACGTAATATGCTTTTTGCAGGGCTGCTGTCAGCTGTGCTGACATTGATCTATCTGAAAACAGTATCTACGCATGTTTCATCGCTTGTACTTTCCAATGTATTTTTACTTGGAAATCTGGTTGGACTGGGTTTGTCCGTTTTAACCATATCAACCGAAAGAATCCGTTTTTTACAGTCAATCATTATTAAACTCGACAGCCAGATTTATGAGTTACTTGGACAGCATTTATATACATTAAGTCATCAGGATACACTGACTGCACTGATGAACCGTCGTGGGTTTGAAGACCGCTTTAGTCTGCTGTTTAGGGAGGCACAGGAACAGCAGACTCCACTGGCTTTATTGTTTATCGATGTGGATTTTTTCAAACTTTATAATGATTTTTATGGGCATCAGAATGGTGATATTGCTTTAATCCGTGTTGCTCAGACCCTGAAGCGTTTCAGTGGTGAGCAGGGAGTGGCAGTTCGTTTTGGTGGCGAAGAGTTTTTATTGGTATTGAAAAATACAGATATGCAGAATGCTGTTCTGATGGCTGAAGGCATTCTGACTGATATCCGTGAACAGTGTATTCCTCATGCAGACTCAAGTGTTTCTGAGTATCTGACTTTAAGTATTGGTGTGGCGGTGTATACCGGGGCTGAAAATATCAGTGAATATGATCTTTTAAATCAGGCCGATAATGCATTGTATCAGGCTAAACGGCAGGGACGGGATCGGGTGATGGCTGCTCACTACTGA
- the argG gene encoding argininosuccinate synthase, translating to MTDNATILQNVPVGKKVGIAFSGGLDTSAALLWMKQKGAEPYAYTANLGQPDEDDYDAIPRKAEAYGAVKARLVDCRLQLALEGIAAIQCGAFHISTGGVPYFNTTPLGRAVTGTMLVTAMKEDDVNIWGDGSTYKGNDIERFYRYGLLTNPALKIYKPWLDQTFIDELGGRAEMSQFLIDNGFDYKMSKEKAYSTDSNMLGATHEAKDLEYLDAGIKIVDPIMGVAFWKDDVKVEAEEVSVTFEEGFPVALNGKRIEDPVEFILEANRIGGRHGLGMSDQIENRIIEAKSRGIYEAPGMALLHIAYERLVTGIHNEDTIEQYRINGLRLGRLLYQGRWFDSQALMLRETAQRWVAKAVTGTVTLELRRGNDYTIMNTESENLTYEAERLTMEKGDSVFTPMDRIGQLTMRNLDITDTRAKLGIYTGAGLLAVGTGSAVPQLKDKNK from the coding sequence ATGACTGATAATGCAACCATCTTGCAGAATGTACCAGTAGGCAAAAAAGTAGGTATCGCCTTTTCTGGTGGTCTGGACACTTCAGCTGCACTTTTGTGGATGAAGCAAAAAGGCGCTGAACCTTATGCGTATACTGCAAATCTTGGACAGCCTGATGAAGATGATTACGATGCGATTCCTCGTAAAGCAGAAGCTTATGGTGCTGTAAAAGCACGTCTAGTTGACTGCCGTTTACAGCTTGCATTGGAAGGTATTGCTGCGATTCAGTGTGGCGCATTCCACATCAGCACTGGTGGCGTTCCTTACTTCAACACGACTCCTTTAGGTCGTGCAGTAACAGGTACGATGCTTGTTACCGCAATGAAAGAAGATGATGTAAACATCTGGGGTGACGGTTCAACCTATAAAGGGAACGATATTGAACGTTTCTACCGTTACGGTTTACTGACAAACCCTGCGCTTAAAATTTACAAACCATGGTTAGACCAGACTTTCATTGATGAGTTAGGTGGTCGTGCGGAAATGTCACAATTCCTCATCGACAATGGTTTTGACTATAAAATGTCGAAAGAGAAAGCATATTCAACTGACTCGAATATGTTAGGTGCAACGCACGAAGCAAAAGATCTTGAATACCTCGATGCAGGTATCAAGATTGTTGATCCAATCATGGGCGTTGCATTCTGGAAAGATGATGTAAAAGTTGAAGCTGAAGAAGTTTCTGTGACTTTCGAAGAAGGCTTCCCTGTTGCTCTGAACGGCAAACGTATCGAAGATCCAGTTGAGTTCATTCTTGAAGCGAACCGTATCGGTGGTCGTCATGGTCTAGGTATGTCTGACCAGATTGAAAACCGTATCATTGAAGCAAAATCCCGCGGTATCTATGAAGCTCCAGGTATGGCACTTCTTCATATTGCTTATGAACGCCTTGTAACCGGTATTCATAACGAAGATACCATTGAACAATACCGTATCAACGGTTTACGTTTAGGTCGTCTGCTTTATCAAGGTCGCTGGTTCGATTCTCAGGCATTGATGCTGCGTGAAACTGCACAACGCTGGGTTGCTAAAGCAGTTACTGGTACTGTGACTTTAGAACTTCGTCGTGGTAATGACTACACCATCATGAACACTGAATCTGAAAACCTCACTTATGAAGCTGAGCGTTTGACCATGGAGAAAGGTGATTCAGTCTTTACTCCAATGGATCGTATCGGTCAGTTAACCATGCGTAACCTGGACATTACAGATACCCGTGCAAAACTGGGTATCTATACAGGTGCAGGTTTACTTGCTGTAGGTACAGGTTCTGCTGTTCCTCAGTTAAAAGACAAAAACAAATAA
- a CDS encoding LysR family transcriptional regulator codes for MNIDISDIRSFVNVAEMKSITAAANKLNYLQSNMTAKIKKIENHYKRQLFIRKPKGVELTNTGMQVYTQYKKMLFTWEETENKINQHDLTLRFGTNTSLGGMRFYPSFSQLSSTYPELSITMKTGATGFLEQEILQGHIDFAYALGHPEQKNLQYIQKGKDELVLIGKDLINHEHINHALNQQNLLFTSMECCYSSVLEQMYQDNHLIKGEMTHINDYEALIHFTQLGMGVSMVTRSLAQKYDVQYLMEIPEQYRHIGLYLIARSDHIFTPVEKQFIALNDAL; via the coding sequence ATGAATATTGATATCAGTGATATCCGGTCTTTTGTGAATGTGGCTGAAATGAAAAGCATAACAGCCGCGGCAAACAAACTGAATTATTTACAGTCCAACATGACTGCAAAAATCAAAAAAATAGAAAACCACTATAAACGTCAACTGTTTATACGAAAGCCCAAAGGTGTAGAACTGACAAATACCGGCATGCAGGTATATACACAATATAAAAAAATGCTGTTCACCTGGGAAGAAACTGAAAATAAAATCAATCAGCATGATCTGACTTTAAGATTCGGTACCAATACCAGCCTGGGCGGAATGCGTTTTTATCCTTCATTCAGTCAACTTTCAAGTACTTATCCTGAACTGTCCATTACCATGAAAACAGGTGCGACAGGCTTTCTGGAACAGGAAATTTTACAGGGACATATCGACTTTGCTTATGCACTGGGTCATCCTGAACAAAAAAATCTACAGTACATCCAGAAAGGTAAGGATGAACTGGTGCTGATCGGTAAAGACCTGATCAATCATGAACACATCAATCATGCACTGAATCAGCAAAACTTATTATTTACTTCGATGGAATGCTGTTATTCGTCCGTCCTTGAGCAGATGTATCAGGACAATCATCTGATCAAAGGCGAAATGACCCACATCAATGACTATGAGGCACTGATTCATTTTACGCAGCTGGGCATGGGTGTTTCCATGGTGACCCGATCCCTGGCTCAAAAATATGACGTGCAGTATCTGATGGAAATTCCGGAGCAATACAGACATATTGGCTTATATCTGATTGCACGGAGTGATCATATTTTCACACCGGTTGAAAAACAGTTTATTGCACTAAATGATGCACTGTAA
- a CDS encoding DMT family transporter, with amino-acid sequence MNMKTVGAIAVLCLIWGSLWGLVKFSLQIFPPFLFIAARLILAGLTLLVVQRMLGKSILPAREDWNKLIISSLMLCVGFYAAQTFAMQFVDSGLSAVLVFTMPIFIAVLAHYILNEHLSRQKILGLVFGALGLISILWPQLHHIHMNLALLGQGMLIGVGFMWALTTVYMKKHFASYDKLKLTIWQMLLGGGLILIGALILEPVHLNVWTTPFNVSILFYISVIGTGASFVMWNWIVSQVDTFVASISIMSIPVLSLIFGYVFWHEPLTVNILIGAVLILSGIVCSSVKIRSFKTSDVIS; translated from the coding sequence ATGAATATGAAAACAGTCGGCGCCATTGCTGTGCTATGCCTGATCTGGGGATCTTTGTGGGGACTGGTGAAATTCAGCTTACAGATTTTCCCACCTTTTCTGTTTATCGCTGCGCGTTTGATTCTGGCAGGATTAACATTGCTGGTGGTACAGCGGATGTTAGGAAAGTCGATTCTTCCTGCCAGAGAGGACTGGAATAAGCTGATTATTTCCAGTCTGATGCTTTGTGTCGGGTTCTATGCAGCTCAGACTTTCGCAATGCAGTTTGTAGATTCAGGCTTATCGGCAGTACTGGTTTTTACCATGCCTATTTTTATTGCTGTACTGGCACATTACATTTTGAATGAGCATCTGAGTAGACAAAAAATACTGGGACTGGTCTTTGGAGCACTGGGACTGATTTCAATTTTATGGCCGCAGTTACATCATATTCACATGAATCTTGCTTTACTGGGGCAGGGGATGCTGATCGGTGTTGGATTTATGTGGGCATTGACCACGGTCTATATGAAAAAGCACTTTGCCAGCTATGACAAGTTGAAACTGACCATCTGGCAAATGTTACTCGGTGGTGGGTTGATTCTGATCGGGGCTTTAATCCTGGAACCTGTTCATCTGAATGTCTGGACCACTCCGTTTAATGTTTCCATTCTGTTTTATATTTCGGTGATTGGAACAGGGGCTTCATTTGTGATGTGGAACTGGATTGTCAGTCAGGTGGATACCTTTGTTGCATCTATTTCCATTATGAGTATTCCTGTTCTGAGTCTGATTTTTGGTTATGTATTCTGGCATGAGCCACTGACTGTCAATATTTTAATTGGTGCTGTTCTGATCCTTTCAGGCATTGTTTGCAGTTCGGTCAAAATCAGGTCATTCAAAACATCAGATGTCATCAGTTAA
- the lldP gene encoding L-lactate permease: MTMLQHWQQIYDPMGNIWVSSAIALIPIVFFFLALAVFRMKGSVAGTITVVLALLVSLFAYQMPIAMAFASMVYGFLYGLWPIAWIIIGAVFLYKVSVKTGQFDIIRSSIMSITEDQRLQMLFVGFAFGTFLEGAAGFGAPVAITAALLVGLGFKPLYAAGLCLIVNTAPVAFGAMGIPIIVAGQVSGVDTMEISQMVGRQLPFMVPIVLFWIMAIMDGWRGVKETWPAVIVGGGSFALAQYLTSNFVGPELPDITAAIASLVSLTILLKYWQPKHIFRFENEEGTPTIDLAEERKKKFTIAQIAKAWSPFAILTAMVTVWSIKPFKDLFAKDGALADLVISIKVPFLHQMVQKMPPVVPEIKDYDAIYKFDWFSATGTAIVIAAIITIIFLKMKPKEAIVTFGETVNELKIPIYSIGMVLAFAFIANYSGMSATLALALAHTGQAFTFFSPFLGWLGVFLTGSDTSANALFSALQATTAQQIGVPEVLLVAANTSGGVTGKMISPQSIAIACAAVGLVGKESDLFRFTVKHSISFTVMIGIIITLQAYVFPWMIP, from the coding sequence ATGACAATGCTTCAACATTGGCAGCAGATTTATGATCCGATGGGCAATATCTGGGTATCCAGTGCCATCGCGCTCATTCCTATTGTATTTTTCTTTTTAGCTCTCGCTGTGTTCCGCATGAAAGGAAGCGTTGCGGGAACAATTACAGTTGTACTGGCTTTACTGGTATCGCTTTTTGCTTATCAAATGCCAATCGCAATGGCATTTGCTTCAATGGTCTATGGCTTTCTTTATGGTCTTTGGCCAATTGCTTGGATCATCATTGGCGCTGTATTCCTGTATAAAGTTTCAGTCAAAACAGGGCAGTTCGATATTATTCGTTCTTCGATCATGTCGATTACTGAAGATCAGCGTTTACAGATGCTGTTCGTGGGTTTTGCTTTCGGTACTTTCCTTGAAGGTGCGGCAGGTTTTGGCGCACCAGTTGCGATTACGGCTGCATTATTGGTCGGACTTGGATTTAAGCCACTTTATGCTGCGGGTCTTTGTCTGATTGTGAACACAGCGCCAGTTGCCTTTGGTGCAATGGGTATTCCAATTATTGTGGCAGGGCAGGTTTCAGGTGTAGACACCATGGAAATCAGCCAGATGGTGGGTCGTCAGTTGCCATTCATGGTGCCGATCGTATTGTTCTGGATCATGGCGATTATGGACGGTTGGCGTGGTGTAAAAGAAACGTGGCCAGCAGTGATTGTGGGCGGTGGTTCTTTCGCATTGGCACAGTATTTAACCTCAAACTTTGTAGGTCCTGAACTTCCAGATATTACTGCTGCGATTGCATCCTTGGTATCTTTAACGATTCTTTTAAAATACTGGCAGCCTAAACACATTTTCCGTTTTGAAAATGAAGAAGGTACACCAACGATTGATTTAGCTGAAGAACGTAAGAAGAAATTCACCATCGCACAAATCGCGAAAGCATGGTCTCCATTTGCAATTTTAACAGCAATGGTGACGGTCTGGAGTATTAAGCCATTTAAAGATTTATTTGCTAAAGATGGTGCATTAGCTGACTTGGTGATTTCGATCAAAGTGCCATTTTTGCATCAGATGGTGCAAAAGATGCCGCCTGTCGTTCCTGAAATTAAGGACTACGATGCGATCTATAAATTTGATTGGTTCTCTGCAACAGGGACTGCGATTGTCATTGCAGCGATCATTACGATTATTTTCCTAAAAATGAAGCCAAAAGAAGCAATTGTGACATTTGGCGAAACTGTAAATGAGTTAAAAATTCCAATTTATTCGATTGGTATGGTGCTGGCTTTTGCTTTCATCGCAAACTATTCAGGTATGTCTGCAACACTTGCATTAGCACTTGCACATACGGGTCAGGCATTTACTTTCTTCTCACCATTCTTAGGATGGTTAGGGGTGTTCCTGACAGGTTCTGATACGTCTGCCAATGCGTTGTTCTCAGCATTACAGGCAACCACTGCACAGCAAATTGGTGTGCCAGAAGTGTTACTGGTTGCTGCCAATACCAGTGGTGGGGTAACAGGAAAAATGATTTCACCTCAGTCAATTGCAATTGCCTGCGCGGCAGTGGGTTTGGTGGGTAAAGAGTCTGATTTATTCAGGTTTACGGTAAAACACAGTATTTCATTTACCGTGATGATTGGTATTATCATTACTCTACAAGCCTATGTGTTCCCGTGGATGATTCCATGA
- the lldR gene encoding transcriptional regulator LldR — translation MKVSDKVVQNLRMLIEEKSMQVGDRLPAERKLCEQLGVSRSSLREAISQLTSTGMLVSKVGAGTFLQQLPVNWSQNQIVEPLSNLIDEDPAYRFDVQEARMVLEGGTAWYAAERATEQDLEKIRYCYDQITHFQSLGDDDKASMADAEFHLAIAEASHNLVLIQMMRGLFDLLQFNVVLGRRKVYTEARRYDQLRDQHFQVMDAIERHDPEAARNAVCGHIEFVVQQVRMIDEEEARRQRASRLNRI, via the coding sequence ATGAAAGTCTCCGACAAAGTGGTACAGAACCTTCGCATGTTAATTGAAGAAAAAAGCATGCAAGTCGGAGATCGTCTGCCAGCAGAACGTAAGTTGTGTGAGCAACTCGGTGTATCCCGTTCCTCTTTGAGAGAGGCCATTTCGCAACTGACCAGTACGGGCATGCTGGTCAGCAAAGTCGGAGCGGGGACTTTTTTACAGCAATTGCCTGTGAACTGGTCGCAGAATCAGATTGTTGAACCATTAAGTAATTTGATTGATGAAGACCCTGCTTATCGCTTTGATGTACAGGAAGCTCGAATGGTGCTGGAAGGTGGAACGGCATGGTATGCAGCCGAACGGGCAACTGAGCAGGATCTGGAAAAAATTCGCTATTGTTATGATCAGATTACCCATTTTCAATCTCTGGGTGATGATGATAAAGCCTCAATGGCAGATGCTGAGTTCCACCTTGCCATTGCTGAGGCATCGCATAATCTGGTGCTGATTCAGATGATGCGTGGTTTATTTGATTTGTTGCAATTCAACGTGGTTTTGGGACGACGAAAAGTTTATACCGAAGCACGTCGCTATGATCAGTTGCGTGATCAACACTTTCAGGTGATGGATGCAATTGAACGTCATGATCCAGAAGCTGCGCGGAATGCAGTCTGTGGACATATAGAATTTGTAGTACAGCAGGTGCGGATGATTGATGAGGAAGAAGCCCGTCGTCAGCGTGCCAGCCGATTGAACAGGATATAG
- the lldD gene encoding FMN-dependent L-lactate dehydrogenase LldD: MIISSANDYREAARRRLPPFLFHYIDGGAYAEYTLKRNVEDLSKIALRQRVLNDMSQLSLETKLFDETLSMPVALSPVGLTGMYARRGEVQAAVAADKKGIPFTLSTVSVCPIEEVAPAINRPMWFQLYVLRDRGFMKNALERAKAAGCSTLVFTVDMPVPGARYRDAHSGMSGPNAAMRRYMQSCFHPHWAWNVGMMGRPHDLGNISKYLGKPTGLEDYIGWLGNNFDPSISWKDLEWIREFWDGPMVIKGILDPEDAKDAVRFGADGIVVSNHGGRQLDGVLSSARALPPIADAVKGDIKILADSGIRNGLDVVRMLALGADTCMLGRAFVYALGAAGGAGVSNLLDLIDKEMRVAMTLTGAKTIADITEDCLVKLEKELVR, encoded by the coding sequence ATGATTATTTCTTCTGCGAATGATTACCGTGAAGCCGCGCGTCGTCGTTTACCGCCATTTTTATTCCACTATATTGATGGTGGTGCGTACGCTGAATATACCTTGAAGCGTAATGTAGAAGATTTATCAAAAATTGCGTTAAGACAGCGTGTTTTAAATGACATGTCACAGCTCAGTCTGGAAACCAAACTGTTTGATGAAACTTTATCGATGCCTGTTGCGTTATCACCAGTTGGTTTGACAGGCATGTATGCACGTCGTGGCGAAGTGCAAGCGGCAGTTGCAGCAGATAAAAAGGGTATTCCATTTACTTTATCCACTGTATCTGTATGTCCAATCGAAGAAGTTGCCCCTGCAATTAACCGTCCGATGTGGTTTCAGTTATATGTACTGCGTGACCGTGGCTTTATGAAAAATGCCTTGGAACGTGCTAAAGCTGCGGGTTGTTCGACACTTGTATTTACCGTGGATATGCCTGTGCCTGGCGCGCGTTATCGTGATGCTCACTCTGGTATGAGTGGTCCGAATGCCGCTATGCGCCGTTATATGCAGTCATGTTTCCATCCGCATTGGGCATGGAATGTCGGCATGATGGGGCGTCCACATGACTTGGGTAATATTTCTAAATACCTCGGTAAACCGACAGGTTTAGAAGATTATATTGGCTGGTTAGGCAATAACTTTGACCCATCTATTTCATGGAAAGACCTTGAGTGGATCCGTGAGTTCTGGGATGGTCCAATGGTGATCAAAGGGATTCTTGATCCTGAAGATGCGAAAGATGCAGTACGTTTTGGTGCGGATGGTATTGTGGTGTCGAACCACGGTGGTCGTCAGTTGGATGGTGTTTTATCTTCAGCACGTGCGCTTCCTCCAATTGCGGATGCAGTCAAAGGCGACATTAAAATCTTAGCCGATTCGGGTATCCGTAATGGTTTGGATGTTGTGCGTATGCTTGCTTTAGGTGCGGATACTTGTATGCTGGGTCGTGCATTTGTCTATGCTTTAGGTGCAGCAGGTGGAGCAGGTGTTTCAAATCTGCTTGATTTGATTGATAAAGAAATGCGTGTAGCCATGACTTTAACAGGTGCTAAAACAATTGCAGATATTACTGAGGATTGTTTGGTGAAGTTAGAGAAAGAGTTGGTGAGGTGA
- the dld gene encoding D-lactate dehydrogenase, with amino-acid sequence MQTQSASNPIQNLIHIVGKQHVLTDDADTRLYRQGRRYGAGQVLAVVAPGSLLEQWQVLKTAVEADCVVIMQAANTGLTGGSTPFGDDYDRPVVLISTRRLVGIQVINDGKQVICLPGATLDKLEKDLAPFNREPHSVIGSSCIGASVLGGVCNNSGGALVRRGPAYTELALYARVNDSGELELVNHLGVNLGETPEQILTALENKNYQSNDIINNSSCCASDQRYSHDVKQVDENTPARFNADPSRLFEASGSAGKVCVFAVRLDTFEKIPSQVFYVGTNSQDDLTEIRRFLLKDLPRLPIAGEYIHRVAYDIGAEYGKDSFMFIEKFGTAKVPAAFAMKDKVDGYLEKVGLRGLSDKVLQIVTKMLPNHLPQRMNEFRDLYEHHLMIRIENQDVDQVEQYLKIYFSDKTSGNYFKCTDEEGRKAFLHRFAVAGAAIRYRDTHRSEVEDIVALDIALRRNDREWVETLPKAMDEKIIHKLYYGHFLCHVFHQDYIVQKGVDPLAMEHEMWHLLDDRGAEYPAEHNVGHLYVAKPALKNHYQKLDPTNSFNVGIGHTSKLKNWK; translated from the coding sequence ATGCAAACCCAATCAGCTTCAAACCCCATTCAAAACCTCATTCACATCGTTGGAAAACAGCATGTTCTAACTGACGATGCTGATACACGTCTATACCGACAAGGTCGTCGTTATGGTGCAGGACAAGTGCTTGCTGTTGTTGCACCAGGCAGTTTACTGGAGCAATGGCAGGTTTTGAAAACGGCTGTTGAAGCGGATTGTGTGGTGATCATGCAGGCTGCCAATACAGGGCTGACCGGTGGTTCAACGCCATTTGGTGATGACTATGATCGTCCTGTGGTGTTGATCAGTACCCGAAGATTGGTGGGGATTCAGGTGATTAATGATGGTAAGCAAGTGATTTGTTTACCAGGTGCGACACTGGATAAACTTGAAAAAGATTTAGCACCGTTTAACCGTGAACCGCATTCAGTGATTGGTTCTTCATGTATTGGTGCATCGGTGTTGGGCGGTGTGTGTAATAACTCAGGCGGTGCATTGGTGCGCCGTGGTCCTGCTTATACAGAACTGGCGTTATATGCACGAGTCAATGATTCAGGTGAACTGGAGTTAGTAAATCATTTAGGCGTGAATCTGGGTGAAACACCTGAACAGATTTTGACTGCGCTTGAAAATAAAAATTATCAAAGCAATGACATTATCAATAATTCAAGTTGCTGTGCTTCCGATCAGCGCTATTCACATGATGTGAAACAGGTCGATGAAAATACCCCTGCACGTTTTAATGCTGATCCATCACGCCTATTTGAAGCATCAGGTTCGGCAGGGAAAGTTTGTGTCTTTGCGGTACGTTTAGATACCTTTGAAAAGATTCCAAGTCAGGTGTTTTATGTAGGTACAAATTCACAGGATGATTTAACTGAAATTCGTCGTTTTTTATTGAAAGATTTGCCACGTTTGCCAATTGCAGGCGAGTACATTCACCGCGTTGCTTATGATATTGGTGCAGAATATGGCAAAGACAGTTTTATGTTTATTGAAAAATTCGGTACGGCAAAAGTACCTGCTGCATTTGCGATGAAAGATAAAGTCGATGGTTATCTGGAAAAAGTTGGTTTACGTGGTTTATCTGATAAGGTTTTGCAGATAGTCACTAAAATGTTACCGAATCATTTACCACAGCGCATGAATGAATTTCGAGATTTGTATGAACATCACTTGATGATTCGTATTGAAAATCAGGATGTTGATCAGGTCGAGCAGTATTTAAAAATCTATTTTTCAGATAAAACTTCGGGTAATTATTTTAAATGTACCGATGAAGAAGGGCGCAAAGCCTTTTTACACCGTTTTGCGGTAGCAGGCGCTGCGATTCGTTATCGTGATACGCATCGTTCAGAAGTGGAAGATATTGTCGCGCTTGATATTGCGCTACGCCGTAATGACCGTGAATGGGTAGAAACTTTGCCTAAAGCGATGGATGAAAAAATCATTCATAAATTGTATTACGGACATTTCCTGTGTCATGTGTTTCATCAGGATTATATTGTGCAAAAAGGTGTTGATCCTTTGGCAATGGAACATGAAATGTGGCATTTACTCGATGATCGCGGTGCGGAATATCCTGCGGAGCATAATGTGGGGCATTTATATGTGGCAAAACCTGCACTGAAAAATCATTATCAAAAACTTGATCCGACCAATAGTTTTAATGTCGGGATTGGGCATACATCCAAGTTAAAAAACTGGAAATAA